From the Vibrio metoecus genome, one window contains:
- the folD gene encoding bifunctional methylenetetrahydrofolate dehydrogenase/methenyltetrahydrofolate cyclohydrolase FolD has product MTAQNIDGTLISQTVRSEVAARVKARVQAGLRAPGLAVVLVGEDPASQVYVGSKRRACEEVGFVSKSFDLPATASEEALLSLVEELNNDPQIDGILVQLPLPAGMDTTKVLESIHPEKDVDGFHPYNVGRLAQRIPKLRSCTPKGIITLLERYNIPLRGKHAVIVGASNIVGRPMTLELLLAGCTTTTCHRFTQDLEGHVRQADILVVAVGKPNFIPGAWIKEGAIVVDVGINRLDTGKLVGDVEYDVARTRASFITPVPGGVGPMTVASLIENTMMACEQFHTER; this is encoded by the coding sequence ATGACTGCTCAAAATATTGATGGAACGCTGATTTCGCAAACGGTGCGCTCAGAAGTAGCAGCCCGTGTTAAAGCTCGTGTTCAAGCTGGGTTACGAGCCCCAGGACTAGCGGTTGTGTTGGTGGGCGAAGATCCTGCTTCACAAGTGTATGTCGGCAGTAAACGCCGTGCCTGTGAAGAAGTCGGGTTTGTCTCCAAATCTTTCGATTTACCCGCTACCGCTAGCGAAGAAGCTTTGCTGTCACTGGTTGAAGAACTCAATAACGATCCGCAAATCGATGGCATTTTGGTACAACTGCCGTTACCTGCGGGTATGGATACCACCAAAGTGTTGGAAAGCATTCACCCAGAGAAAGATGTGGATGGCTTCCACCCTTACAACGTCGGCCGTTTGGCGCAGCGCATTCCTAAACTGCGCTCTTGCACGCCCAAAGGCATCATTACTCTGCTTGAGCGTTATAACATTCCACTGCGTGGTAAACACGCAGTGATTGTGGGTGCCTCCAACATTGTCGGTCGTCCGATGACGCTAGAGCTACTACTAGCAGGCTGCACTACCACCACTTGCCATCGCTTTACTCAAGACCTCGAAGGCCATGTTCGCCAAGCAGATATCTTGGTGGTCGCGGTGGGTAAACCTAATTTTATTCCGGGTGCATGGATTAAAGAGGGCGCGATTGTGGTCGATGTCGGCATTAACCGCTTAGATACTGGCAAGCTGGTTGGCGATGTGGAATACGATGTTGCCCGCACGCGTGCAAGTTTTATCACACCAGTACCCGGCGGTGTCGGACCTATGACCGTCGCAAGCTTGATTGAAAACACCATGATGGCGTGTGAGCAGTTTCATACTGAACGGTAA
- the iutA gene encoding IutA-like xeno-aerobactin receptor yields MKSTKGKLLPSTSLSLSAAAIAVASVIFTTPAVAEEQTLFDEMVVVSSRTPKAISDIPGTVWYIDSEQIEQEYRGGKTLGEILASAIPSLDVSSGARTNYGQNLRGRKMLVMIDGVSLESSRQISRHMDSIDPFNIERIEVLSGATSIYGAGASGGVINIITKKATSQELEFESYVGATSGFNSSEDFDYKVGQSISGGNDKVQARASVVYTETQGFFDANGDIVTPDISQGSLQFNQTVDLMTTVGVNISETQKLNLLAQYYDSQQDSPYGLYIVNNKFVDVRNGFDSDREHGTERMMLSASYVNDEFLNHQLIAEASYRKEDQTYTPYYQSSSQQITDVISLKAALAKNFDKLNLVYGIDAYQDQMENNQALYDKTIANNSGNLINRTYAQIGRYPGIKVGSVAGFVQAGYDITDDWSVEGGFRYQHMVNKIDDFVGNQQQKNIAEGKGTSADAVPGGETDYNVGLFNLGTLYHLNNHSQVWANFSQGFDLADPAKYYGQGNYKLFGSHWTLQDSINVDSSKMSGIKTNSFELGYRLEKDSFNLQTAAYYSTSDKSVSYNKKTLLIEEVADKKRVYGLEAMASYWVHTNVQLGASGHYVVSKVKGDNGWADMAANNASTSKASAWAGWYDADLAVKLQSQTMFDYKDDKQNKLDGYTIFDLVGSYQLPVGSLGFGVLNLFDHDYTTIWGQRAQIEYSAHYDAAAYDYKGRGRTYTLNYQVKF; encoded by the coding sequence ATGAAATCTACAAAAGGAAAATTGCTACCATCCACGTCTTTGTCACTGTCTGCGGCAGCAATTGCCGTAGCCAGTGTCATCTTTACCACGCCCGCTGTAGCAGAAGAACAGACATTGTTTGACGAAATGGTGGTGGTTTCAAGCCGCACCCCGAAAGCGATCAGTGATATCCCGGGAACCGTTTGGTACATCGATTCAGAGCAGATTGAGCAAGAATATCGTGGTGGTAAAACGTTAGGCGAGATTCTCGCATCTGCCATTCCATCACTGGATGTCAGCTCAGGCGCACGGACCAACTACGGCCAAAATCTGCGTGGACGAAAAATGCTGGTGATGATCGATGGCGTATCCCTCGAATCTTCGCGTCAAATCAGTCGCCATATGGACTCTATCGACCCGTTTAACATTGAACGTATCGAAGTGCTTTCTGGTGCAACGTCTATCTACGGTGCGGGCGCATCGGGCGGTGTCATCAACATCATCACCAAGAAAGCGACAAGCCAAGAGCTCGAATTTGAATCTTACGTCGGCGCAACGTCTGGTTTTAATTCTAGCGAAGATTTTGACTACAAAGTCGGCCAATCCATCTCAGGCGGCAACGATAAAGTTCAAGCCCGCGCTTCTGTGGTGTACACCGAAACCCAAGGTTTCTTTGATGCCAACGGCGATATCGTCACACCCGACATTTCACAAGGCTCTCTGCAATTCAACCAAACCGTTGATTTGATGACGACTGTGGGTGTGAATATTTCTGAAACCCAAAAACTCAACCTGTTGGCGCAATACTATGATAGCCAGCAAGACTCCCCTTACGGCCTGTACATCGTTAATAACAAGTTTGTGGACGTGAGAAACGGCTTTGACTCAGACCGCGAACACGGCACGGAACGTATGATGCTGAGTGCGTCTTACGTCAATGATGAATTCTTGAATCACCAACTGATTGCCGAAGCCTCCTACCGTAAAGAAGATCAAACCTATACCCCTTACTACCAGTCCTCTAGCCAGCAGATCACGGATGTCATCTCACTTAAGGCCGCTCTGGCAAAGAATTTTGACAAACTGAATCTGGTGTATGGGATTGATGCTTACCAAGATCAGATGGAGAATAACCAAGCCCTGTATGACAAAACCATTGCCAATAATTCAGGAAACCTCATCAACCGTACTTACGCACAAATTGGTCGTTACCCAGGAATTAAAGTAGGTTCGGTCGCCGGCTTTGTTCAAGCAGGTTACGACATCACTGACGACTGGTCAGTGGAAGGTGGCTTCCGTTACCAACATATGGTCAATAAGATCGATGATTTCGTGGGCAACCAACAGCAAAAAAACATTGCAGAAGGTAAAGGGACTTCTGCCGATGCCGTACCGGGAGGCGAAACTGACTACAACGTGGGTCTGTTCAACTTAGGCACGCTTTATCATCTCAATAACCACTCGCAAGTGTGGGCTAACTTCTCACAAGGTTTCGATCTGGCTGACCCTGCGAAATACTATGGTCAAGGCAACTATAAACTGTTCGGCAGCCACTGGACGTTGCAAGACAGTATCAATGTCGATAGCTCTAAGATGTCAGGCATTAAAACCAACAGCTTTGAGCTGGGCTACCGTTTAGAAAAAGACAGTTTCAACCTGCAAACCGCGGCCTACTATTCCACCTCGGATAAATCCGTTTCTTACAACAAGAAAACTTTATTGATTGAAGAAGTGGCAGATAAGAAACGCGTTTATGGCCTTGAGGCTATGGCATCTTACTGGGTGCACACCAACGTTCAATTGGGTGCGTCAGGCCACTACGTGGTCTCGAAAGTCAAAGGTGATAACGGCTGGGCAGATATGGCCGCTAATAACGCCAGCACATCAAAAGCCAGTGCTTGGGCGGGTTGGTATGACGCGGATCTGGCGGTTAAATTACAGAGCCAAACCATGTTTGACTACAAAGATGACAAACAGAATAAACTGGATGGTTACACCATCTTTGACTTAGTTGGTAGCTACCAATTGCCAGTGGGCAGTCTCGGTTTTGGTGTGCTCAACCTGTTTGACCACGACTACACCACCATTTGGGGGCAACGTGCACAGATTGAATACTCAGCTCACTACGATGCTGCAGCATATGACTACAAAGGCCGCGGTCGTACTTATACCCTGAACTACCAAGTAAAATTCTAA
- a CDS encoding lysine N(6)-hydroxylase/L-ornithine N(5)-oxygenase family protein — protein sequence MEHTNNAKLDFAGVGVGPFNLSIAALLADRPQISARFFESRDHFSWHPGLLLDNTHMQTMFLKDLVSAVNPESRYSFISYLVKNKKFYRFLSAELKCISRHEFSDYLAWVAHQLDNVQFSTRVEQVEYTGEAFTLHTNQGTYQAKNLCIGTGKVPSVPECAKAHLGERVFHAADVGLQERNFTGKRVLIIGGGQSGADIFINALQQKWGKPKSLDWLSRRANYQPLDEAAFTNEFFAPDYVDAFFHLSPSVKRKEVANQKLTSDGVTQKALLTIYQELYHRFDVLKEDKWVRLLPHRSLTQMSAQGSAFKLTASNALGQCLETYEADIVILATGFEAPYPACLNTILPLLDLDEYNRYQMTPDFELKWEGQQRNKIFAVNAGMHSHGIAEPQLSLMAWRSARIINRLAGQTIFDVDAGKGMIDWLSPSAIAKKLVA from the coding sequence ATGGAACACACTAACAACGCCAAACTTGATTTCGCCGGTGTCGGCGTCGGTCCATTTAACCTTAGCATTGCTGCTCTACTGGCGGACAGACCGCAAATTTCCGCACGCTTCTTTGAAAGCCGTGACCATTTTTCTTGGCACCCGGGACTACTGCTTGATAACACCCACATGCAAACCATGTTTTTGAAGGACTTGGTGAGCGCGGTGAATCCAGAAAGTCGCTACTCCTTCATCTCTTATCTGGTGAAGAACAAAAAGTTTTATCGTTTCTTGTCTGCTGAGCTCAAATGCATCAGCCGTCACGAGTTTTCAGACTACCTCGCTTGGGTGGCTCATCAGTTGGATAACGTTCAGTTTTCAACCCGAGTTGAACAGGTGGAATACACCGGCGAGGCATTCACGCTCCACACCAATCAAGGCACCTACCAAGCGAAAAATCTCTGCATTGGCACAGGCAAGGTTCCTTCAGTACCCGAATGTGCTAAAGCACACCTTGGTGAGCGAGTGTTCCACGCCGCAGACGTGGGGCTACAAGAGCGAAACTTCACTGGCAAACGTGTGCTGATCATTGGTGGCGGGCAAAGCGGTGCAGATATTTTCATTAACGCTTTGCAGCAGAAATGGGGCAAACCCAAGTCACTCGACTGGCTATCTCGCCGCGCCAATTATCAACCCCTCGATGAAGCCGCGTTTACCAATGAGTTTTTCGCGCCCGATTACGTGGATGCTTTCTTTCATTTGTCACCTAGCGTCAAACGTAAAGAGGTGGCAAACCAGAAACTGACCTCGGATGGCGTAACGCAAAAAGCCTTGTTAACCATTTATCAAGAGCTTTACCACCGATTCGATGTACTCAAGGAAGACAAATGGGTAAGGCTGCTACCACACCGCTCCTTAACTCAAATGAGTGCACAAGGCAGTGCGTTCAAACTGACCGCCAGCAATGCACTGGGGCAGTGTTTAGAAACGTACGAAGCAGACATCGTCATTCTGGCGACGGGCTTTGAAGCGCCCTATCCCGCCTGTTTGAACACGATTCTGCCTCTGCTCGATCTTGATGAGTACAACCGCTACCAAATGACACCAGATTTTGAGCTTAAGTGGGAAGGACAGCAACGTAACAAGATCTTCGCCGTGAATGCGGGGATGCATAGCCATGGTATTGCCGAGCCGCAGCTTAGCCTTATGGCTTGGCGCAGTGCACGCATCATCAATCGCCTTGCGGGACAAACTATTTTCGATGTTGATGCAGGCAAAGGAATGATTGATTGGCTATCGCCTAGCGCCATCGCGAAAAAATTGGTCGCTTAA
- a CDS encoding IucA/IucC family protein, with translation MEQLALHRYWAVANQKMVGKILSEFAYEQAFQFEPTEQGYQLNLENGTRYCFAGEENIWGQVMIDPTSITRHADIEAEQPISAALLMRDLQPLLKMPDDAFAEHLEDLNATLLGDCKLMQRKQAMMARDLAMLPCEQQQTYFDGHPKFVFNKGRRGWGSDDLKRYAPEAERAFQLGWVAVHHSILQLATNDEVTWQALLQSAIAPDEIKQMDSLLASYQLELHEYRYVPVHPWQWSNKLALLFVREIATKQLVYLGEFGDHFLPQLSLRTLSNVTRPASYDIKLPLTVMNTSCYRGIPGRYILAGPTASDWIDQVFKSDPLLTAKQAEVLQEPAAAFAAQADYALLPNAPYRYHELLGVIWRESAASKLKAGERAILMAALMESDNQGQPLIAEYVQASGLTLEAWLSKLFDAVVIPYYHLLCKYGVSLIAHGQNVTLVLENHAPKRILLKDFQGDMRLVSSEYPEQASLDDSVKKVTVRLPEHLIIHDLQTGHFVTTLRFISPLVAKLGFSEPQFYRLLGDRLKAYMAAHQEYQPRFEQFDLFKPRILRIGLNLAKFRHSTDASTSRMLPDMDDMLNNPLTKALEHQG, from the coding sequence ATGGAACAGTTAGCGCTACATCGTTACTGGGCAGTCGCCAATCAGAAGATGGTGGGCAAAATCCTCAGTGAGTTCGCTTATGAGCAAGCGTTTCAATTTGAGCCAACCGAACAGGGTTATCAGCTCAACTTAGAAAATGGCACACGTTATTGCTTTGCTGGCGAAGAGAATATTTGGGGGCAGGTCATGATTGACCCGACTTCCATTACTCGCCATGCCGACATCGAGGCGGAGCAGCCGATTTCCGCCGCGCTATTGATGCGCGATCTGCAACCTCTGCTCAAGATGCCGGATGACGCCTTCGCAGAACATCTCGAGGATCTCAATGCCACCTTACTCGGTGATTGCAAGCTGATGCAGCGCAAGCAAGCCATGATGGCGCGAGATCTGGCCATGCTGCCGTGCGAGCAACAGCAAACCTACTTTGATGGACATCCGAAATTTGTGTTCAATAAAGGCCGCCGCGGTTGGGGCAGTGATGATTTAAAGCGGTATGCACCAGAAGCGGAACGCGCTTTCCAACTGGGTTGGGTCGCGGTTCATCACTCGATTTTGCAGCTCGCCACCAACGATGAAGTCACATGGCAAGCCTTACTGCAAAGCGCCATCGCGCCCGATGAAATCAAGCAGATGGACAGTTTGTTGGCTTCCTATCAACTTGAACTGCATGAGTATCGTTATGTTCCGGTTCATCCTTGGCAGTGGAGCAATAAACTGGCACTGCTGTTTGTACGTGAAATCGCGACTAAGCAGTTGGTGTATTTAGGTGAGTTTGGCGATCACTTCTTGCCTCAACTCTCACTGCGTACCTTAAGCAATGTCACTCGTCCTGCGAGTTACGACATCAAATTGCCGCTCACGGTAATGAACACCTCCTGCTACCGCGGGATTCCGGGGCGCTACATTTTGGCCGGCCCTACGGCTTCTGACTGGATAGATCAGGTCTTTAAGTCTGATCCCCTGCTTACCGCGAAACAGGCCGAAGTGTTGCAAGAACCCGCAGCCGCCTTCGCCGCTCAAGCGGACTATGCACTGCTGCCCAATGCACCCTATCGCTACCACGAGTTGCTCGGTGTGATTTGGCGTGAATCGGCGGCTTCCAAATTAAAAGCCGGTGAACGCGCCATCTTAATGGCGGCACTGATGGAAAGTGACAATCAAGGTCAACCACTGATTGCAGAATACGTTCAAGCCTCTGGGTTAACCCTCGAAGCTTGGCTCAGCAAACTGTTTGATGCGGTGGTCATTCCCTATTACCACTTGCTGTGTAAATACGGTGTCTCGCTGATTGCGCATGGGCAGAACGTCACTTTAGTGCTGGAGAACCACGCTCCGAAACGCATTCTGCTCAAGGATTTCCAAGGCGACATGCGCTTAGTCAGCAGTGAGTATCCAGAACAGGCTTCACTGGATGACAGCGTGAAAAAAGTCACCGTTCGCCTGCCAGAACACCTGATTATTCATGACTTACAAACCGGGCATTTTGTTACCACGTTACGTTTTATTTCGCCCTTAGTGGCCAAATTGGGCTTCTCCGAGCCGCAGTTTTACCGCCTGCTCGGTGACCGACTGAAAGCTTACATGGCCGCCCATCAAGAGTACCAACCGAGGTTTGAACAGTTTGATCTGTTTAAGCCGAGAATTTTACGCATCGGGCTGAACTTAGCCAAGTTTCGCCATAGTACAGATGCCAGCACATCAAGGATGCTGCCTGACATGGATGACATGCTCAACAACCCATTGACCAAAGCACTGGAACACCAAGGCTAA